A genome region from Allomeiothermus silvanus DSM 9946 includes the following:
- a CDS encoding ribonuclease H family protein: MGKTRSRWYAVARGHRPGLYRTWQQAEAQVQGYSDALLRAFATRGEAEAWLRAQRGQGKLPTPDPKGWVVYTDGSLKAESATASAVALRNGQVVAQGQIGLPPVDDVGEAEGRGILLALLLAPSGSRVQIHTDRADFAGLWAEGKTDRYGILEAVRAVAKARGIGVEIRKVPRKEVDRAHQQATQAHQERSRQRDLGQAVGTVLNDFPERYRMAVIRLVEAFLQSQEPRAAFADWVGRKDSPTRRLLAAWCQQNRPERLLRAVEGLNPALSKALQDRDREAAWSQLPPTERQLAYLQDLGYSGPAPKSLLEASRLIESLKV; encoded by the coding sequence ATGGGCAAGACTAGATCTCGATGGTACGCGGTAGCCCGGGGTCACCGCCCCGGGCTGTACCGCACCTGGCAGCAGGCCGAGGCTCAGGTGCAGGGCTACTCCGACGCTCTGCTCCGGGCCTTCGCCACCCGGGGCGAGGCGGAAGCCTGGTTGCGCGCTCAGCGCGGCCAGGGGAAGCTGCCCACGCCGGACCCGAAGGGCTGGGTCGTCTACACCGACGGCTCGCTCAAGGCCGAGAGCGCCACGGCCAGCGCGGTGGCGCTGCGGAACGGGCAGGTGGTGGCCCAGGGGCAGATCGGCCTGCCCCCGGTGGACGACGTGGGCGAGGCGGAGGGGCGGGGGATACTGCTGGCCCTGCTGCTGGCTCCCAGCGGGAGTCGGGTGCAAATTCATACCGACCGGGCCGACTTCGCCGGGCTGTGGGCGGAGGGGAAGACCGACCGCTACGGGATTCTGGAGGCGGTGCGGGCGGTGGCGAAGGCGCGGGGGATCGGCGTGGAGATCCGCAAAGTCCCCCGCAAGGAGGTGGACCGGGCCCACCAGCAGGCCACCCAGGCCCACCAGGAGCGCTCCCGCCAGCGCGACCTGGGCCAGGCGGTGGGCACAGTTCTGAACGACTTCCCCGAGCGCTACCGGATGGCGGTGATCCGCCTGGTGGAGGCTTTTCTGCAAAGCCAGGAGCCCCGTGCGGCCTTCGCGGATTGGGTCGGGCGCAAGGACTCCCCCACCCGGCGGCTGCTGGCCGCGTGGTGTCAGCAAAACCGGCCTGAGCGGTTGTTGCGGGCGGTGGAAGGCCTCAACCCGGCCCTCAGCAAAGCCTTGCAGGACCGGGACCGGGAGGCGGCGTGGAGCCAGCTACCCCCCACCGAGCGGCAGCTGGCCTACCTGCAAGACCTGGGATACAGCGGACCCGCGCCGAAGAGCCTGCTCGAGGCCAGCCGGCTCATCGAGTCGCTGAAGGTCTAG
- a CDS encoding ParB/RepB/Spo0J family partition protein yields MLQTVPVQTLTLAPENPRKEVQPETLAELAESIREQGVLQNLLAYADEEGLRVVGGGRRLRALERLLAEGAIGPEYPVPVRVLPRDVALEAALVENLQREDMSPAEEIEAVARLAELVGVSEAARRTGKSERYVRLRHQAYFHLTPQAREWLLEGLLTWTQAEALLRVSPEVQNAFLDAYGSNWAPSMLFWFIDRSVHNPLFTLEEYTAAGGTVIYDLEGEPHLGDARLAQELQMKKLAGLAEELGLSWVEEAEEDQTYPVWRLSPESIRQKVEHVQSLGHTVLGLTWQRGEVALVVERRDGATSQTEAAPPRPALSAPARSRFQLAAEVSQAHRFAQAGDVRRAMALFVLELADRYTYRNGRWRWSPGEYGLLPNDVSEGWQPLFQRLREIVGEPSLDSLAANPRLEEAFCLAAGMGLGVAQKPVALLGLTSEKTLKGLPTAYLNRVLEAHGGKAAKTKKEALARLRALPPETELDLEEAEKIESDGQD; encoded by the coding sequence ATGTTGCAAACGGTTCCTGTACAAACCCTTACCCTGGCCCCGGAGAACCCCCGCAAGGAGGTGCAACCGGAAACCCTGGCCGAACTGGCCGAATCGATCCGCGAGCAAGGAGTGCTGCAAAACCTGCTGGCCTACGCCGACGAGGAGGGCCTGCGGGTGGTAGGCGGGGGGCGGCGGCTGCGGGCGTTGGAGCGGCTGTTGGCAGAGGGGGCCATCGGGCCGGAGTATCCGGTGCCGGTGCGGGTGCTGCCCCGCGACGTTGCGCTCGAGGCGGCGCTCGTCGAAAACCTCCAGCGCGAGGACATGTCCCCCGCCGAGGAAATCGAGGCGGTGGCCCGACTGGCGGAACTGGTGGGGGTGAGCGAGGCCGCCCGGCGCACCGGGAAGAGCGAGCGGTACGTGCGGCTGCGCCACCAAGCGTACTTCCACCTGACCCCGCAGGCGCGGGAGTGGCTGCTGGAGGGCCTGCTCACCTGGACCCAGGCCGAGGCGCTGCTGCGGGTCAGCCCGGAGGTGCAAAACGCCTTCCTGGACGCTTACGGCAGCAACTGGGCCCCCTCCATGCTGTTCTGGTTTATTGACCGGAGCGTGCATAACCCTCTCTTCACCCTGGAGGAGTACACCGCTGCGGGGGGGACGGTGATCTACGACCTGGAAGGGGAGCCCCACCTGGGGGATGCCCGGTTGGCCCAGGAGTTGCAGATGAAGAAGCTCGCCGGGCTGGCGGAGGAACTCGGGCTGTCCTGGGTGGAGGAAGCGGAGGAGGATCAAACCTACCCGGTCTGGCGGCTCAGCCCGGAGAGCATCCGGCAGAAGGTGGAGCACGTGCAGAGCTTAGGCCACACGGTGCTGGGCCTCACCTGGCAGCGGGGAGAGGTGGCCCTGGTGGTGGAGCGGCGGGACGGGGCGACATCCCAGACCGAGGCCGCCCCGCCGCGCCCGGCCCTCTCGGCTCCGGCCAGGAGCCGCTTCCAGCTGGCGGCGGAGGTGAGCCAGGCCCACCGCTTCGCCCAGGCCGGGGATGTCCGGCGGGCGATGGCCCTGTTCGTGCTCGAACTGGCGGACCGCTACACCTACCGCAACGGGCGCTGGCGCTGGAGCCCGGGGGAGTACGGGCTGCTTCCCAACGACGTGTCGGAGGGGTGGCAACCCCTCTTCCAGCGGTTGCGGGAGATCGTCGGGGAACCTTCTCTGGATTCGCTGGCCGCCAACCCCCGCCTGGAAGAGGCTTTCTGCCTGGCGGCGGGAATGGGGTTGGGGGTGGCGCAGAAGCCGGTGGCCCTGCTGGGGTTGACCTCGGAGAAGACCCTGAAGGGCCTGCCCACCGCCTACCTCAACCGGGTGCTTGAGGCCCACGGGGGGAAGGCCGCCAAGACCAAGAAGGAAGCCCTGGCCCGGCTCAGGGCGCTGCCGCCGGAAACCGAGCTAGACCTGGAGGAGGCGGAGAAAATAGAAAGCGATGGGCAAGACTAG
- a CDS encoding Rad52/Rad22 family DNA repair protein translates to MDKIGILTQPLTSEEIEWKVIASKNGQTTLAPYIDARAVMSRLDRAFGAFGWQVRYTPAQVGSEHGVIAGIAVRDPETGEWVEKQDGSGASDMEPFKGGISGALKRAATAWGIGRELYSYPRVIVEGEHRFVPYKVLDRLKNLPKAVAEGKSLPEVIRLTAEGESARKAS, encoded by the coding sequence ATGGACAAAATCGGCATCTTGACCCAACCCCTCACCTCTGAGGAAATCGAGTGGAAGGTCATCGCCAGCAAGAACGGCCAGACCACCCTGGCCCCCTACATCGACGCTCGGGCGGTGATGAGCCGCCTGGACCGGGCCTTCGGGGCCTTCGGCTGGCAGGTGCGCTACACCCCGGCGCAGGTGGGCAGCGAGCACGGGGTCATCGCCGGCATCGCCGTCCGCGACCCGGAAACCGGGGAGTGGGTGGAGAAGCAGGACGGGAGCGGGGCCAGCGACATGGAGCCCTTCAAGGGCGGCATCTCGGGGGCCTTGAAGCGGGCCGCCACCGCCTGGGGCATCGGGCGGGAGCTGTACAGCTACCCCCGAGTGATCGTGGAGGGGGAGCACCGCTTCGTCCCCTACAAGGTGCTGGACCGGCTCAAAAACCTCCCCAAGGCCGTTGCGGAGGGCAAGAGCCTGCCCGAGGTCATCCGCCTCACCGCCGAGGGGGAAAGCGCCAGGAAGGCCAGCTAG
- a CDS encoding helix-turn-helix domain-containing protein has product MAASAGQIEYHFGKFLRHIREKYKFTQEDVARIIDKSTAYVSNAENGKLGADKIAAIIEAFIDHFLS; this is encoded by the coding sequence ATGGCAGCCTCGGCAGGACAAATCGAATATCATTTCGGCAAATTTTTGCGCCATATACGAGAAAAATACAAATTCACCCAAGAAGACGTAGCTCGTATAATAGATAAGTCCACCGCTTACGTCAGCAACGCCGAGAATGGAAAACTCGGTGCCGATAAAATCGCAGCTATCATCGAAGCCTTTATCGATCATTTCCTTTCCTGA
- a CDS encoding DeoR family transcriptional regulator, giving the protein MPKRQLTTIGLLVYATILVTSFLHVLEAFLAYSHPVTLGPLVIPGWVSGVGVALGLDLSILYFSYLSVILPGSGAATAKQASRAAMLLVWFAVLYSMVWGHVAAGRWLEAGVGLLLSLFVPLTSLRVGQLLAEISRMPVGEPEGIAVGDAAMPRLEALRATTLPQAAEGHVPEGTLAAAQLVKVETHIHTRPEDLPLRQQEPVRQGVSEIPRLNGSEQAVLRFLQQRGHAQVAELMQHLGVSLMQVGEVCATLEARGLIRRRDGGWEAT; this is encoded by the coding sequence ATGCCCAAACGCCAGCTCACGACCATCGGGCTCCTGGTCTACGCGACCATCCTGGTGACCTCGTTCCTGCACGTTCTGGAAGCCTTCCTAGCCTACTCCCACCCGGTCACGCTGGGGCCGCTGGTCATCCCGGGGTGGGTGTCGGGGGTGGGGGTGGCCCTGGGACTGGACCTGTCGATCCTGTACTTTTCCTACCTTTCGGTGATCCTGCCGGGTTCGGGGGCGGCGACGGCCAAGCAGGCTTCGCGGGCGGCCATGCTGCTGGTGTGGTTCGCGGTGCTGTACTCGATGGTGTGGGGGCACGTGGCCGCCGGGCGGTGGCTGGAAGCCGGGGTGGGACTGCTGCTTTCGCTGTTCGTGCCCCTGACCTCGCTGCGGGTGGGGCAGCTGCTGGCGGAAATCAGCCGGATGCCGGTGGGGGAGCCGGAGGGTATCGCCGTAGGCGACGCGGCTATGCCGCGCCTGGAGGCGCTGCGTGCTACGACCCTCCCGCAGGCAGCGGAAGGCCATGTACCGGAGGGAACCCTGGCAGCGGCGCAGCTCGTAAAGGTGGAGACTCATATCCACACCAGACCGGAAGATCTCCCATTGAGACAACAGGAGCCGGTACGGCAGGGTGTCTCTGAAATTCCTCGGCTGAACGGTTCTGAGCAGGCAGTCTTGCGCTTCCTCCAGCAGCGGGGGCACGCGCAGGTGGCGGAGCTGATGCAGCACCTGGGGGTGAGCCTGATGCAGGTCGGCGAGGTTTGCGCAACCCTCGAGGCCCGGGGTCTGATCCGGCGGCGGGACGGGGGGTGGGAAGCTACTTGA
- a CDS encoding ParB N-terminal domain-containing protein, which produces MNDAPEFPKITRPLEYIALTVEEAPVDLLRPHPNQPRRFFDPKAMEQLKEDIRQNGVLTPLLVEASAEGLYIVSGERRWRAAQELGMPTVPCLFLRGDSGHTLMYSTNLQEPLSVYERYRFLWQVVHRVYRAFRNDLTLEGTANILRYIHNPHNPRLASRVPDWALERFAYLKEDAEMLLKSLGSSLKEAAGFLAAWEGLHPLTQEALEAGKTYWKGAQRISAWIKKMRRALPGHPELEEDNLRAFIEMVGQYGNDRLLETLAREQERLLAARPRTPRRKVALERVLKRWWRKSSQTRSMEQRDELHRRLRGLEEQLAEVEKFLKGIGVDPWN; this is translated from the coding sequence ATGAACGACGCACCGGAGTTCCCGAAAATTACCCGACCCCTCGAGTACATCGCTCTCACCGTGGAAGAAGCCCCGGTGGATCTGCTGCGCCCCCACCCCAACCAGCCCCGGCGCTTTTTCGATCCGAAGGCGATGGAACAGCTGAAGGAGGACATCCGCCAGAACGGTGTGCTCACCCCCTTGCTGGTCGAGGCCAGCGCGGAGGGGTTGTACATCGTCTCGGGCGAGCGGCGTTGGCGGGCGGCGCAGGAGTTGGGAATGCCCACCGTGCCCTGCCTGTTCCTGCGGGGCGACTCGGGCCACACCCTGATGTACTCGACCAACCTTCAGGAGCCTTTGAGTGTCTACGAGCGCTACCGCTTTTTGTGGCAGGTCGTCCACCGGGTGTACCGCGCCTTCCGCAACGACCTCACCCTGGAGGGGACCGCGAATATTCTGCGCTATATCCACAACCCCCACAACCCCAGGCTGGCCAGCCGGGTGCCGGACTGGGCGCTCGAGCGCTTCGCCTACCTGAAGGAGGACGCCGAGATGCTGCTGAAGTCCCTGGGCTCCTCGCTCAAGGAGGCGGCGGGGTTCCTGGCGGCCTGGGAGGGGCTGCACCCGCTGACGCAGGAGGCCCTCGAGGCGGGGAAGACCTACTGGAAAGGAGCGCAGCGCATCAGCGCCTGGATCAAGAAGATGCGGCGGGCCCTGCCCGGACACCCCGAACTAGAGGAAGACAACCTGCGGGCCTTCATCGAGATGGTGGGGCAGTATGGCAACGACCGGTTGCTGGAAACGCTGGCCCGGGAGCAGGAGCGGCTGCTGGCGGCCCGGCCCCGCACGCCCCGCCGCAAGGTGGCCCTGGAGCGGGTGCTCAAGCGCTGGTGGCGCAAGTCTTCTCAGACCCGGAGCATGGAGCAGCGGGACGAACTGCACCGCAGGCTGCGGGGACTCGAGGAGCAGCTGGCCGAGGTGGAGAAGTTTCTGAAGGGGATCGGGGTGGACCCCTGGAATTGA
- a CDS encoding DUF2201 family putative metallopeptidase — MKKIEAARLALAKKFPYLSAALWAVRVVESSRIPTMGVDAGWRLYVNPAFTESLQPKEVTGVLWHELEHLLRKHHRRAESLGADPMAWNLATDCAINDDAKEAGLVLPEGGCYPHLFGLEAHRAEEYYYQALQQQALQQQALTQANAQGSRQPNGQGNSQGDSQDNSQAMPQPNGQGGKKVWMTDTHAPAIERRAWELGHDHAESPALSEAEAEIVRGEVARAILEHAKTRGSVPAGMVRWAQEIVAPVIPWQRVMAHHLRNGVRLTVGRTRPTYERIHRRMGVMDARVRLPGSYSLKPRVAVVVDTSGSVSDRMLGHALGEIQGILRQVGAELVVVSTDAQAHAAQKVQRVDQIRLVGGGGTDMSVGIEAAMKLHPRPDVIVVLTDGLTPWPEQKPPVPVIAGILGEGSQDFPVPEFIRQVEIPIA; from the coding sequence ATGAAGAAAATCGAAGCAGCCAGGTTAGCCCTGGCCAAGAAGTTCCCCTACCTGAGCGCGGCCTTGTGGGCCGTGCGGGTAGTGGAGAGCAGCCGGATCCCCACTATGGGGGTGGATGCCGGGTGGCGGCTGTACGTCAATCCGGCCTTCACCGAAAGCCTCCAGCCCAAGGAGGTCACCGGGGTGCTCTGGCACGAGCTGGAGCACTTGCTGAGGAAGCACCACCGCCGGGCGGAGTCGCTGGGGGCCGATCCGATGGCCTGGAACCTGGCCACCGATTGCGCCATCAACGATGACGCCAAAGAGGCTGGCCTGGTGCTCCCCGAAGGGGGATGCTACCCGCACCTCTTCGGCCTGGAGGCGCACCGGGCGGAGGAGTACTACTACCAGGCCCTTCAGCAGCAGGCCCTTCAGCAGCAGGCCCTTACTCAGGCCAATGCCCAGGGTAGCCGCCAGCCCAACGGCCAGGGCAACAGCCAGGGCGACAGCCAGGACAACAGCCAGGCTATGCCTCAGCCCAACGGCCAGGGGGGCAAGAAGGTGTGGATGACCGACACCCACGCCCCCGCCATCGAGCGGAGGGCCTGGGAACTGGGCCATGATCACGCCGAGAGCCCCGCTTTGAGCGAGGCCGAGGCGGAGATCGTGCGCGGCGAGGTGGCCCGGGCCATCCTCGAGCACGCCAAGACCCGGGGCAGCGTACCGGCGGGAATGGTCCGCTGGGCGCAGGAGATCGTCGCACCGGTCATCCCCTGGCAAAGGGTGATGGCCCATCACCTGAGGAACGGGGTACGGCTGACCGTCGGGCGCACCCGGCCCACCTACGAGCGGATCCACCGCCGGATGGGGGTCATGGACGCGCGGGTGCGGCTGCCCGGAAGCTACAGCCTCAAACCCCGGGTGGCGGTGGTAGTAGATACCTCAGGCTCGGTCTCCGACCGGATGCTGGGCCACGCCTTGGGGGAAATCCAGGGCATCCTGCGCCAGGTGGGGGCGGAGTTGGTCGTCGTATCAACGGACGCCCAAGCCCACGCCGCGCAGAAGGTCCAGCGGGTCGATCAGATCCGCCTGGTGGGGGGCGGGGGAACCGACATGAGCGTCGGCATCGAGGCGGCCATGAAGTTGCACCCTAGGCCCGACGTGATCGTCGTCCTCACCGACGGGCTCACCCCCTGGCCGGAACAGAAGCCGCCGGTCCCGGTCATCGCCGGCATCCTGGGGGAGGGGTCGCAGGATTTCCCCGTACCGGAGTTCATCCGGCAGGTGGAGATCCCCATAGCCTAG
- a CDS encoding single-stranded DNA-binding protein, with the protein MSSSKPRNKVHLTGAVVRSNLRNTAKLTPVLEITLAGVDRLGEREFAWYHQVTYLGKRAERLAGLVQPGAGAIAVGKVEYRSWETPEGEKRAKVDIVAHDLEVFVPRGEDLTHDSQGNPRLAVGAVNQVVLVGHLTRDPERAERGPAKAGLAVNEWVPGRGGEKGSEKTHFLEIQGWGDTGTALMELGRGDPVYLEGRLVADSWESPDGSKRYATRVEVLRLLPLVHPQKQQEEEEEALPY; encoded by the coding sequence ATTTCAAGTAGCAAACCACGTAATAAAGTACATCTGACAGGCGCTGTGGTGCGCAGCAACCTGCGCAACACGGCCAAGCTCACTCCGGTGCTCGAGATCACCCTGGCCGGGGTGGACCGCTTGGGGGAGCGTGAGTTTGCCTGGTACCACCAGGTAACCTACCTCGGCAAGCGCGCCGAGCGCCTCGCCGGGCTGGTCCAGCCTGGAGCGGGGGCCATCGCCGTCGGGAAGGTCGAATACCGCTCCTGGGAGACCCCCGAGGGGGAGAAGCGGGCCAAGGTGGACATCGTGGCCCACGACCTCGAGGTCTTCGTACCTCGAGGAGAAGACCTCACCCACGACAGCCAGGGCAACCCCCGCTTGGCCGTGGGGGCGGTGAACCAGGTGGTTCTGGTGGGCCACCTGACCCGCGACCCCGAGCGGGCGGAGCGCGGCCCGGCCAAAGCCGGGCTGGCGGTCAACGAGTGGGTCCCCGGTCGGGGGGGTGAAAAGGGGTCGGAGAAGACCCACTTCCTGGAAATCCAGGGGTGGGGCGATACCGGCACCGCCCTCATGGAGTTGGGCCGGGGCGATCCGGTCTACCTCGAGGGGCGCCTGGTCGCCGACTCCTGGGAGTCGCCAGACGGCAGCAAGCGCTACGCCACCCGGGTGGAGGTCCTTCGCCTGCTCCCCCTCGTGCATCCCCAAAAGCAGCAGGAGGAAGAGGAGGAGGCTCTCCCCTACTAG
- a CDS encoding IS982 family transposase, translating to MVFIAMRNHPRYQHSLEELFLRVFILVDDWLKANQERFRLPVQANQVASYSELFTIALVGELLAQPYESVWYWLVRQNHRGLFPRLPEYSRYHRIVRNAEPLWAELAQSLAAKEDEDWGIEVIDTKPLPIAKGKRWEWAKMPEASKGFSTMGMVWGFKLHAVVSLGGLFRRWAFVPAHAHESRVVEGLLGRATLGDRAYVGTGVYCPSRKNMKRQTFWPRALSRLRKRIETSFSSLVRSLHLHVGQVKTFWSLRARVNLKIAAHNLMHSGVLV from the coding sequence ATGGTCTTCATTGCTATGAGAAACCATCCCCGCTATCAGCATAGCCTGGAGGAACTGTTTTTGAGGGTCTTCATCCTGGTGGATGACTGGCTCAAAGCCAACCAGGAGCGCTTCAGGCTACCGGTGCAAGCCAACCAGGTGGCCAGCTACAGCGAGTTATTCACCATAGCCCTGGTAGGTGAACTGTTGGCCCAACCCTACGAGTCGGTGTGGTACTGGCTGGTGCGTCAGAATCATCGGGGCTTGTTCCCGCGACTACCCGAGTACAGCCGTTACCATCGGATCGTGCGCAATGCGGAGCCCCTATGGGCCGAGCTCGCTCAATCGCTAGCCGCCAAGGAGGATGAGGATTGGGGGATTGAGGTCATCGACACCAAGCCCCTCCCCATCGCCAAGGGTAAGCGTTGGGAATGGGCCAAGATGCCCGAGGCCAGCAAGGGCTTCAGCACCATGGGGATGGTCTGGGGCTTTAAGCTGCACGCGGTGGTGAGCCTGGGGGGGCTGTTCCGACGTTGGGCCTTTGTGCCTGCGCACGCGCACGAGAGCCGTGTGGTCGAGGGACTGCTTGGGAGGGCCACGCTAGGGGACAGGGCTTACGTAGGCACGGGGGTGTACTGTCCCAGCCGCAAGAACATGAAGCGCCAGACCTTCTGGCCCAGGGCTTTATCCAGGCTGCGTAAACGCATCGAGACCAGTTTCAGTTCCCTGGTCCGCTCGCTTCACCTGCACGTGGGGCAGGTCAAGACCTTCTGGTCTTTACGAGCCAGGGTCAACCTCAAAATCGCTGCCCACAACCTCATGCACTCAGGTGTGTTGGTCTGA
- a CDS encoding PD-(D/E)XK nuclease family protein has translation MVNLESLIAPRDEAPNPFRLSAAGKCARRLGYELHYPQEVPPVEPRVVAIFELGSLIHDWMRGKLSALYGERFHSVERPVELEVEPGFAVPGHIDGILETEEGPLLLDIKSASDKSAQNMSSNGAPYEYRAQVNAYLEATGLQKGALVVYNKNTSEVTTLPVDHDPTVVAQIKERFRAVRHSTPEQLPEREHEASSFACRYCPFRGRCW, from the coding sequence ATGGTAAACCTGGAGAGTCTAATAGCCCCCCGCGATGAGGCCCCCAACCCCTTCCGCCTCTCCGCCGCCGGGAAGTGCGCCCGGCGGCTCGGCTACGAACTGCACTACCCGCAGGAGGTTCCGCCGGTGGAGCCCCGGGTGGTGGCGATCTTCGAGCTGGGCTCCCTCATCCACGACTGGATGCGGGGGAAGCTCAGCGCCCTCTACGGCGAGCGGTTCCACTCCGTGGAGCGACCCGTGGAGCTGGAAGTAGAGCCGGGCTTTGCCGTCCCCGGCCACATCGACGGGATCCTCGAGACCGAGGAGGGCCCGCTTTTGCTGGATATTAAGAGCGCCTCCGACAAGAGCGCGCAAAACATGTCCAGCAACGGCGCGCCCTACGAGTACCGGGCCCAGGTCAACGCCTACCTGGAGGCCACTGGGCTGCAAAAGGGGGCGCTGGTGGTCTACAACAAGAACACCAGCGAGGTCACCACCCTCCCGGTGGACCACGATCCGACGGTGGTCGCACAGATCAAGGAACGCTTCCGGGCGGTGCGTCACTCGACCCCGGAGCAATTGCCCGAGCGCGAACACGAGGCCAGCAGCTTCGCCTGTCGCTACTGCCCCTTCCGGGGGCGCTGCTGGTAG
- a CDS encoding lytic transglycosylase domain-containing protein, protein MTRFLLGLLTLAVLLGEALACGLSPSLWQATRYYARAYGLEPELLAAVVWVESRYCPQAVSPAGARGLGQLMPATARGIGIPEHLLHDPQWNLWGSARYLRQQWEAFRNWELALAAYNAGPARVRQYRGVPPFPETRRYVRNVLYVYRFLKQGYTKSR, encoded by the coding sequence ATGACGCGCTTCCTGCTTGGTCTATTGACGCTGGCGGTCCTGCTGGGAGAAGCCCTGGCCTGCGGACTTTCTCCCTCGCTGTGGCAGGCCACCCGCTACTACGCCCGGGCCTACGGCCTGGAGCCGGAACTGCTGGCGGCGGTGGTCTGGGTGGAGTCCCGCTACTGCCCGCAGGCGGTCTCGCCCGCAGGGGCCCGGGGCCTGGGTCAGCTGATGCCGGCTACCGCCCGGGGTATCGGTATCCCTGAGCATTTGCTGCACGACCCGCAGTGGAACCTGTGGGGAAGCGCCCGGTACCTGCGCCAGCAGTGGGAGGCTTTCCGCAATTGGGAACTGGCCCTGGCCGCCTACAACGCGGGGCCGGCGCGGGTACGGCAGTACAGGGGTGTGCCGCCCTTCCCGGAAACCCGCCGGTACGTGCGCAATGTCCTCTACGTTTACCGCTTCCTCAAGCAGGGATATACTAAATCCCGATAG
- a CDS encoding helix-turn-helix domain-containing protein: MAKKSFRTASQPSENIAPDWARLLLARREKLGLSREALALAAGVSASLIAKLERGTHDIRDMSVGRLQALLRALHLPSLDLLLGGSEGGDFPSTPGLTPLPYYPALAPACGGEEAPGRSHLDTRLLPTRPGYAGFFLATLEGDALCSEDLPLAEGSLLVVERKPARERGMVLLGLVVASPLGEHLVASPLGEHLEETRRPLLYRLPPAPRLVRPVGGVGTVYWLLPDGSLQLPAGKKTPIYPLAVGVVHGEFRLI, encoded by the coding sequence ATGGCCAAGAAGAGCTTCCGTACCGCGTCCCAACCTTCTGAGAATATCGCCCCCGACTGGGCCCGGCTATTGCTGGCCCGGCGGGAGAAGCTGGGTCTCTCCCGCGAGGCCCTGGCTCTGGCCGCAGGGGTTTCCGCCTCGCTCATCGCCAAGCTCGAGCGAGGCACCCACGACATCCGGGACATGAGTGTAGGCCGTTTGCAAGCCTTGCTGCGGGCGCTGCATCTGCCTTCGCTGGACCTTTTGCTGGGCGGGAGTGAGGGTGGGGATTTCCCCTCCACCCCCGGCCTGACCCCGCTGCCTTACTACCCGGCGCTGGCCCCGGCCTGCGGGGGAGAGGAGGCTCCGGGGAGGAGCCACCTCGACACCCGCCTCCTCCCCACCCGGCCCGGCTACGCGGGCTTCTTCCTGGCCACGCTGGAAGGGGATGCGCTCTGCTCGGAGGATCTCCCCCTCGCCGAGGGTTCGCTGCTGGTGGTGGAGCGCAAACCCGCCCGGGAGCGGGGCATGGTCCTGCTCGGCCTCGTCGTTGCTTCCCCGCTAGGGGAACACCTTGTTGCTTCCCCGCTAGGGGAACACCTTGAGGAGACCCGCCGTCCTTTGCTCTACCGCCTGCCGCCTGCGCCCCGCCTGGTGCGGCCCGTGGGTGGGGTGGGAACGGTGTACTGGCTCCTGCCGGATGGCTCCCTGCAATTGCCTGCGGGTAAAAAGACGCCCATCTACCCCCTCGCGGTGGGCGTGGTTCATGGGGAGTTCCGGCTTATATAA